In the Nicotiana tabacum cultivar K326 chromosome 16, ASM71507v2, whole genome shotgun sequence genome, one interval contains:
- the LOC107784165 gene encoding 3-ketoacyl-CoA synthase 4, with protein sequence MDGGAGAQVNTARGGAEPVGVQIQQSRRLPDFLQSVNLKYVKLGYHYLISNLLTLCLIPVMAVILIEASQMNPDDIRHLWLHLKYNLVSVIICSAVLVFGSTVYIMTRPRPVYLVDYSCYKAPDELKAPYERFMQHSRLTGDFDESSLEFQRKILERSGLGDETYVPEAMHHLPPQPSMQAAREEAEQVMFGALDNLFANTSVKPKDIGILVVNCSLFNPTPSLSAMIVNKYKLRGNIRSFNLGGMGCSAGVIAVDLAKDMLQVHRNTYAVVVSTENITQNWYFGNKKSMLIPNCLFRVGGAAVLLSNKSVDRRRAKYKLVHVVRTHRGADDKAFRCVYQEQDDAGKTGVSLSKDLMAIAGGALKTNITTLGPLVLPISEQLLFFATLIIKKICNKHVKPYIPDFKLAFDHFCIHAGGRAVIDELEKNLQLTQVHVEASRMTLHRFGNTSSSSIWYELAYTEAKGRMRKGNKVWQIAFGSGFKCNSAVWQALRNVKPSQNGPWEDCIDRYPVKVVS encoded by the coding sequence ATGGACGGAGGCGCCGGCGCTCAAGTCAACACCGCCCGTGGCGGCGCTGAACCAGTCGGAGTTCAGATCCAGCAGAGTCGGAGGTTGCCGGATTTCCTTCAGAGTGTAAACTTGAAGTACGTTAAATTAGGTTACCATTACTTGATCTCTAATTTATTGACTCTTTGTTTGATTCCTGTAATGGCTGTGATTTTAATTGAAGCTTCACAAATGAATCCTGATGATATTCGTCACTTATGGCTACATTTGAAGTATAATctagtctctgttattatttgttCGGCGGTTTTAGTTTTCGGATCCACGGTTTACATCATGACCCGGCCGCGCCCGGTTTATTTGGTTGATTACTCTTGTTATAAAGCTCCTGATGAACTCAAGGCTCCTTATGAACGGTTCATGCAGCACTCGCGGCTCACCGGTGATTTCGATGAGTCTTCGCTTGAGTTTCAGCGGAAGATTCTAGAACGTTCTGGCCTCGGAGACGAGACCTATGTTCCCGAGGCCATGCATCATCTTCCCCCGCAGCCTTCTATGCAGGCTGCCAGGGAAGAAGCTGAGCAAGTTATGTTTGGTGCACTGGATAATTTGTTTGCTAATACCTCTGTGAAGCCTAAGGATATAGGTATACTTGTTGTAAATTGTAGTTTGTTCAATCCGACGCCATCGCTTTCGGCTATGATTGTGAACAAGTATAAGTTGAGAGGTAATATAAGGAGTTTTAACCTGGGAGGTATGGGTTGTAGTGCTGGTGTGATTGCGGTTGATCTTGCTAAGGACATGTTGCAAGTGCACAGGAATACCTATGCTGTTGTTGTTAGTACTGAGAATATTACTCAGAATTGGTATTTTGGGAATAAGAAGTCCATGTTGATACCAAATTGTTTGTTTAGAGTCGGGGGTGCAGCTGTTCTGCTGTCTAACAAGTCTGTGGATAGAAGAAGGGCAAAATATAAGCTTGTTCATGTAGTTAGGACACATCGCGGGGCTGATGATAAGGCGTTTCGTTGTGTTTACCAAGAACAGGATGATGCTGGGAAAACTGGGGTATCTTTATCGAAAGATCTCATGGCAATCGCTGGTGGAGCACTTAAGACGAATATCACTACCTTGGGTCCTCTTGTTCTACCCATCAGCGAGCAGCTTCTGTTCTTTGCTACTCTGATAATAAAGAAAATATGCAATAAGCATGTGAAGCCTTATATTCCAGATTTCAAGTTGGCCTTTGATCATTTCTGCATACATGCTGGTGGAAGAGCCGTTATTGACGAGCTGGAAAAGAATTTGCAGCTGACGCAGGTTCATGTTGAGGCATCTCGAATGACACTGCACCGCTTTGGAAATACTTCGTCCAGCTCCATCTGGTATGAACTGGCGTATACAGAGGCCAAAGGAAGAATGCGGAAAGGTAACAAAGTTTGGCAGATAGCATTTGGAAGTGGTTTTAAATGTAATAGTGCTGTTTGGCAGGCACTGCGAAATGTAAAGCCTTCTCAAAATGGTCCCTGGGAAGATTGTATTGACAGGTATCCTGTAAAAGTAGTCTCATAA
- the LOC107784166 gene encoding uncharacterized protein LOC107784166 isoform X3 translates to MEANVPQFKLILGSSSTARRKILADMGYQFTTMSADIDEKAIRKEKPEDLVMALAEAKAEAIIPRVSIGESEGDAEPTLLITCDQVVVYEGMVREKPSTEAEARQFMKDYANGHAATVSSVLVTNLVTGCRRGEWDKVEIYFHDIPDQVIDKLIEEGIVLYAAGGLIIEHPLILPCIKEVVGSTDSVMGLPKALTERLIKEVL, encoded by the exons ATGGAAGCCAATGTTCCCCAGTTTAAG CTAATTTTGGGTTCATCTTCTACCGCCCGTAGAAAAATTCTAGCCGACATGGGATACCAGTTCACAACCATG TCTGCAGATATAGACGAGAAAGCTATCCGGAAAGAAAAGCCCGAAGATTTAGTTATGGCTCTTGCAGAGGCCAAG GCAGAAGCCATCATACCAAGGGTTTCCATTGGTGAATCCGAAGGGGATGCCGAGCCAACACTTCTAATTACCTGTGACCAA GTGGTGGTCTATGAAGGTATGGTCAGGGAAAAACCATCCACTGAAGCAGAAGCACGACAGTTCATGAAAG ATTACGCTAATGGACATGCAGCAACTGTTAGTTCTGTTCTTGTTACAAACCTGGTAACAGGATGCAGAAGAGGAGAATGGGACAAAGTAGAG ATCTATTTCCATGACATACCAGATCAAGTTATAGATAAGCTG ATTGAGGAAGGGATAGTTCTTTATGCAGCTGGTGGCTTGATAATTGAACATCCTCTTATTTTACCTTGTATTAAGGAAGTG GTTGGTTCAACTGATAGCGTGATGGGTCTCCCAAAAGCTCTGACTGAAAGACTTATAAAGGAGGTTCTCTAA
- the LOC107784166 gene encoding uncharacterized protein LOC107784166 isoform X1, translating to MEANVPQFKLILGSSSTARRKILADMGYQFTTMSADIDEKAIRKEKPEDLVMALAEAKADAIISKFRNTENLEKDSNPTLLVAADTAEAIIPRVSIGESEGDAEPTLLITCDQVVVYEGMVREKPSTEAEARQFMKDYANGHAATVSSVLVTNLVTGCRRGEWDKVEIYFHDIPDQVIDKLIEEGIVLYAAGGLIIEHPLILPCIKEVVGSTDSVMGLPKALTERLIKEVL from the exons ATGGAAGCCAATGTTCCCCAGTTTAAG CTAATTTTGGGTTCATCTTCTACCGCCCGTAGAAAAATTCTAGCCGACATGGGATACCAGTTCACAACCATG TCTGCAGATATAGACGAGAAAGCTATCCGGAAAGAAAAGCCCGAAGATTTAGTTATGGCTCTTGCAGAGGCCAAG GCTGATGCTATCATATCAAAATTTCGAAATACTGAAAACCTAGAGAAGGATTCCAATCCAACACTTTTGGTTGCAGCTGACACA GCAGAAGCCATCATACCAAGGGTTTCCATTGGTGAATCCGAAGGGGATGCCGAGCCAACACTTCTAATTACCTGTGACCAA GTGGTGGTCTATGAAGGTATGGTCAGGGAAAAACCATCCACTGAAGCAGAAGCACGACAGTTCATGAAAG ATTACGCTAATGGACATGCAGCAACTGTTAGTTCTGTTCTTGTTACAAACCTGGTAACAGGATGCAGAAGAGGAGAATGGGACAAAGTAGAG ATCTATTTCCATGACATACCAGATCAAGTTATAGATAAGCTG ATTGAGGAAGGGATAGTTCTTTATGCAGCTGGTGGCTTGATAATTGAACATCCTCTTATTTTACCTTGTATTAAGGAAGTG GTTGGTTCAACTGATAGCGTGATGGGTCTCCCAAAAGCTCTGACTGAAAGACTTATAAAGGAGGTTCTCTAA
- the LOC107784162 gene encoding protein RADIALIS-like 3: protein MASNSTWTHQQNKLFENALAIYDRETPDRWRNLAKAVGGKSEEEVKRHYEKLVEDIKHIESGNVALPNYNKANNGKGYNFMDDEEQRLKYLKLQ from the exons ATGGCGTCAAATTCAACGTGGACACACCAGCAAAACAAGTTGTTTGAGAATGCATTGGCTATTTATGACAGGGAAACACCAGACAGGTGGCGTAATTTGGCCAAAGCAGTAGGTGGAAAATCTGAGGAAGAAGTGAAAAGGCATTATGAAAAACTTGTTGAAGATATTAAACACATTGAATCTGGAAATGTTGCTTTGCCTAATTACAACAAGGCAAATAATGGTAAAGGCTACAATTTCATGGATGATGAAGAGCAAAG GCTGAAGTATTTGAAGCTCCAATAA
- the LOC107784166 gene encoding uncharacterized protein LOC107784166 isoform X2, producing MEANVPQFKLILGSSSTARRKILADMGYQFTTMSADIDEKAIRKEKPEDLVMALAEAKADAIISKFRNTENLEKDSNPTLLVAADTVVVYEGMVREKPSTEAEARQFMKDYANGHAATVSSVLVTNLVTGCRRGEWDKVEIYFHDIPDQVIDKLIEEGIVLYAAGGLIIEHPLILPCIKEVVGSTDSVMGLPKALTERLIKEVL from the exons ATGGAAGCCAATGTTCCCCAGTTTAAG CTAATTTTGGGTTCATCTTCTACCGCCCGTAGAAAAATTCTAGCCGACATGGGATACCAGTTCACAACCATG TCTGCAGATATAGACGAGAAAGCTATCCGGAAAGAAAAGCCCGAAGATTTAGTTATGGCTCTTGCAGAGGCCAAG GCTGATGCTATCATATCAAAATTTCGAAATACTGAAAACCTAGAGAAGGATTCCAATCCAACACTTTTGGTTGCAGCTGACACA GTGGTGGTCTATGAAGGTATGGTCAGGGAAAAACCATCCACTGAAGCAGAAGCACGACAGTTCATGAAAG ATTACGCTAATGGACATGCAGCAACTGTTAGTTCTGTTCTTGTTACAAACCTGGTAACAGGATGCAGAAGAGGAGAATGGGACAAAGTAGAG ATCTATTTCCATGACATACCAGATCAAGTTATAGATAAGCTG ATTGAGGAAGGGATAGTTCTTTATGCAGCTGGTGGCTTGATAATTGAACATCCTCTTATTTTACCTTGTATTAAGGAAGTG GTTGGTTCAACTGATAGCGTGATGGGTCTCCCAAAAGCTCTGACTGAAAGACTTATAAAGGAGGTTCTCTAA